ACTCAGACGAACGTACCGAACAAACTGTAGCAAATAGAAAACGTAAAAAAATCAATATGAATTATATTGGTGGTTAAAATTACTAAACCCGAGTCTTTTTCTAGAAAGAAGGAGACTCGGGTTGATTTTTTATTCAGTTTCTTTGCGTTTATTTTCATCTATGCAGCAATATTTATGCCAATTTCTTTTACTATGTCTGTCATTAATTGATGCTGTTTAGCATTCAACAAGTAAAATACTTGGCGTTCATCAGTTTGAGAACGCTCTTTGGCGATAAGACCTTTTTTGTAAAGTTTGCGAATCAGCACATCAATTTTACTGGTATTCCACTTCATATCATAATGCAGCGTATCTCTTAATTCTTTGCCGCTCATTTTCTCCACAGCGTGAATTTTGTACAAAATAATAAACTCTTCCATATTCATTTTGTAACTCGATTTTAACCAGTACTTAATTTGACTCAGTTGACATTCGGTAGTAATTAATTGATCAATAGCTTGTGTCATGGCTATTCCTCCTCATGTTGTTCATGTTGTTATGTGAGCTCACTTTACATTGTTTACTATTTAATTATATAACGAAGGTCATATTTAATCTATTGTTTTTCATTTACTATATAGTACAAAAATAAGTGAAAATAATGCTTAAAATCGGCTTTACTTCATTATTAATTATAAATTCAAAATTAATCTACTGCTAAAAATGATGTATATACGAAATAAAGTAGCTTATTTATTGGTATATCTTTAAGTATTAAAGTGATTGCTTAAAATTATAATTCAGGTAAGTTATGACAAATGTCATAATCAATTCATGACGAACGTGACTTATCTTCTTCTATCAATATTTTTAGAATGAAAATAGAAAGAATGAAGGAGTGGATAAGGATGATTTATTTCAATAACGTTTCTAAATACTTTAAAAATGTTCTTGCCGTCAATCAAGCATCATTCGATATTAAAGAAGGAGAATGTACGGCTCTAGTTGGGGTCAATGGTGCTGGCAAATCAACTATTATTGATATGTTGATAGGCAACTTACATGCTGATAAAGGAAATATTACGTCTGATTTCAATTTAAAGCAGCAGACTGGCATCCTATATCAAAGAACAGAATTTCCTGACTTAATTAGAGTGAGGGAGTTGTTTGAGCTTTACACTCAATTATATACAAATCATCTTAACATGAAAGAATTTAAAGAACTTACCAGGTTTGATGATGAACAACTTAATCAATTTGCAACCCATTTATCAGGAGGGCAGCAGCGTATTTTAGATTTCGCTTTGACGGTTATGGGAAAACCTAGATTTATTATATTAGATGAACCTACCAGTGCAATGGATGCCACAATGAGAAAATATTTTTGGAAGGTTATTGAAGCTTATAAAAAAGAAGGTAAAACTATTTTCTACACCACTCATTATTTGGAGGAAGTGGAGA
Above is a genomic segment from Staphylococcus piscifermentans containing:
- a CDS encoding transcriptional regulator, SarA/Rot family: MTQAIDQLITTECQLSQIKYWLKSSYKMNMEEFIILYKIHAVEKMSGKELRDTLHYDMKWNTSKIDVLIRKLYKKGLIAKERSQTDERQVFYLLNAKQHQLMTDIVKEIGINIAA
- a CDS encoding ABC transporter ATP-binding protein — protein: MKIERMKEWIRMIYFNNVSKYFKNVLAVNQASFDIKEGECTALVGVNGAGKSTIIDMLIGNLHADKGNITSDFNLKQQTGILYQRTEFPDLIRVRELFELYTQLYTNHLNMKEFKELTRFDDEQLNQFATHLSGGQQRILDFALTVMGKPRFIILDEPTSAMDATMRKYFWKVIEAYKKEGKTIFYTTHYLEEVEKMADRVIVLSKGSIVNDNIPSIIRQQVRKSTIHVPIKYQHLLVKEIQSEFQIKQQEILIISEEVEDVLMQLIKLNINLNEIEITKASLADYIFEEENLS